The genomic region ttttattagtggcccactcccagcgagaggaatttttgcattttctcgactcttcagtcttaacacctggcttggaaaaacttcccATGTGATCATGACGAATCATATGACTGCAACCAGATAATGGTTGAATTAGCGTGTGAATCTCTCAtgccatgtgaccataacgactcatgtgaatgCAACCTGGCAATTGTTAGATGGATAAATACCAGTGCATGTGGACTACTGCTTcatttccctcaagaattttgtggtgaaagaagctcctctccaaggaacgaagatgcagagattcagcactcaacaggcattggaaatgatcctggatggagctgACCCTGGCGAATCGGATGGAGAAGACATCAATCTCCAGGTGGATTCAGACTCCGAGCTGTCTCAGTCTTCAGGTAATATTAGTTATTGCAAtgtaaaaataatagttatttccCAAAAACTACTAGTTCTAGTTAAAAAATACTAGAGGTGATTTTTACTACATTACTTGAAACTAGAAAAATAAACCATTTTTGCAGTGATTAGCTTCTATACTTGCATTTGTGATATCATTTGAATTTCCCATTGCTCATAATTACATTTTTTCATGCTACAGATGAGGAGAGTGCTCCCCAACCAACAAAGAGAGCTCGGCTAGCGACTGATGTGGCAGAGACTGCAAAAGATGGCACAGTATGGCATGAAGAACAGGTGGGAACGGGTCCACATTTCACCCCACCAACGCCATACAGCACAGATGGAGAGCCAACCGCTAAGGCCAGGAGGTCAATCACAAGTCGCCTTCAGAGCTTCCTTTGTTTCATCACTCTGGACATGCTTGGCATCATACGAGACTGTACAATTCAACATGCGAAGCAAACTGAGCATGTGGATTGGTTCATGGGCATACCTGAACTAATGGCATTTATTTCCATCACCATCATGAGGGGAATCATCAAGGTGCCATCACTGCATGACTGCTGGTCGAAAAACCTGGGAAACCCACACATCATCGAAACCATGTCCCGAGGGCGTTTCAAAAACATCATGCATCACCTGCGCTTTGATGACAGAGACACCCGCAGCGAGCGAGTACAGACTGATAGGTTTGCTGCAATTTCAAACATATGGGGATTGTTTGTCACCAACTGCATCACATCCTACATCCCTGGTCAACACATCACCATTGACGAACAACTTTTCCCGTGCAAGACTCGCTGCTGTTTCCTACAGTACATTGCAACTAAACCAGACAAGTTTGGTATCAAGTTTTGGGTGGCGTGTGACTTGAAAACCAAATACGTCTGCAACATCCTCCCATATCTTGGCAAGGACCCCACTCGGCCTCGTGGGGAGAGAGTGTCTGAGAGTGTAGTCATGAGGCTGATGGAACCATTCTTGGACAAGGGCAGAAATGTTACCACAGACAATTTCTTTACATCACTGTCACTTGCAAAACGACTACTTAGCCGGAATTCAACCATCCTCGGCACAGTCAACAGGATTCGCCAAGAAATTCCACCATCAACTCGACAGATGCACCGCGATGAATTTACCACCCAGGTATTTTCATCCACTGGTGCCACACTGACTGTGTATGCGCCCAAGCGGAAGAAGACAGTATATGTTCTCAGCAGCATGCACAGCACGATTCAGACACAGGAAACCGCCAAAAAGAAGCCAAACACCATCACACTCTACAACACAACAAAGTGCGGCGTCGATATCATGGACCAGATGGTGCGGGAATACACTGTCCGCGCAGGAACAAGGCGCTGGCCAATATCAGTGTTCTACAACATGATAGACATTGCAGCACTGAATGCCCACGTGCTCTATCAATTATGCACTGGgagaaaggaaagacgggtggattTCCTGTTTGAACTGGCAAGAGAGTTGGCTCACTCCCACGTGGGTATGAAAAAGGTCCAAAAGGAGCAATTGCTTCGGCAACAACCCTCCACACCACAATTCGGACAAAGAGCCAAGTGTCAGGCTAAAATCAAATGCAAGGACAATCGTGCAACTGTGCGCTGTGTTGGCTGTTATAAATATACATGTGGGAAATGCAGAAAGGAGCAATGGCTGTGCCAGAATTGTGAGTGACTGCTCAAATGTATTTCACTCATTTGCATTCTTTGTAAATAtgcttttttctttgtaaatatattttttctatttttggcACACAAAAATAACAGTTACTTCTGCAAAAACTTTCCACACGAAAACTGGGAAAACAGTTGCTTTTTCATTCATtgtaaatatgttttgttttgattttttttaacaataaatgTCAAGAGTTTTGATCCCAAATTCTCGTTCATCCTGATGATTCACTGCATAAAAATCCACCATATGTTTATAAATCCACCatatgggcacacacacacacacacatgcaaaaacACGGCTCAAGCGACTCTGTGACTCAAGTGACTTCTGTGAGCcgctaacagccacatttccacaaCAAAAGGAGTGTCCACAGGGGGTCCAAAGGGTCAAATGACCCTCTTGTGGGCCTTTTAGGTAAAAAGGGTCAAATGACCCTCTTGTGGGCCTTTTAGGTAAAAAGGGTCAAATGACCCTCTTGTGGGCCTTTTAGGTAAAAAGGTCAATTGACCCCTCCGTGGTCATTCTGgtgttaataagttttacaatttttgaagtgagtgatggattgataagtttagatgtgttcaatattttcttatcttcagacataatagtgtagatgtttctttacctgcttgatatgtCTGTGaaaattctcaatcatccaggtcatagtaaactgtgggtgggagaaaagggcaactggacttgcttgaagatttttgaaaacttttcacctctcgtccgaaaggcttcctcagttctgtctgactaatagggagtatcagatatttatcctcgaccaggtggtgctggagcaattcatctctcgcttgccagcaggaaccgcggagtgggtccagtgccaccgcccagcgtcgctggatcaggcagtggagctggcggaggatcatttggtggctgttccgatggcaggacagcagacagcctcttctcttctctcctcttctccctctctctctccccctcctcctgtgtcccatccacgccccattcccccaccg from Neoarius graeffei isolate fNeoGra1 chromosome 24, fNeoGra1.pri, whole genome shotgun sequence harbors:
- the LOC132872735 gene encoding uncharacterized protein LOC132872735, which encodes MQRFSTQQALEMILDGADPGESDGEDINLQVDSDSELSQSSDEESAPQPTKRARLATDVAETAKDGTVWHEEQVGTGPHFTPPTPYSTDGEPTAKARRSITSRLQSFLCFITLDMLGIIRDCTIQHAKQTEHVDWFMGIPELMAFISITIMRGIIKVPSLHDCWSKNLGNPHIIETMSRGRFKNIMHHLRFDDRDTRSERVQTDRFAAISNIWGLFVTNCITSYIPGQHITIDEQLFPCKTRCCFLQYIATKPDKFGIKFWVACDLKTKYVCNILPYLGKDPTRPRGERVSESVVMRLMEPFLDKGRNVTTDNFFTSLSLAKRLLSRNSTILGTVNRIRQEIPPSTRQMHRDEFTTQVFSSTGATLTVYAPKRKKTVYVLSSMHSTIQTQETAKKKPNTITLYNTTKCGVDIMDQMVREYTVRAGTRRWPISVFYNMIDIAALNAHVLYQLCTGRKERRVDFLFELARELAHSHVGMKKVQKEQLLRQQPSTPQFGQRAKCQAKIKCKDNRATVRCVGCYKYTCGKCRKEQWLCQNCE